One window from the genome of Musa acuminata AAA Group cultivar baxijiao chromosome BXJ1-4, Cavendish_Baxijiao_AAA, whole genome shotgun sequence encodes:
- the LOC135653897 gene encoding uncharacterized protein LOC135653897 isoform X2: protein MATNEEEMEEARRTLSLVAGSLPPPHAVLDLLSVGVCVRCIFRLFGVHGRAYSCPLITNAILQSFLEEQDKFHGDNEENGVASDGIIRCAYTSRDTENVREYCSICLGILQLSLHQDREPTKRVPVDDFTAAIAELVKQEDYDIDGFSFEVSIPPVVVANERAIRLYMKNKYECEEWFSTKFLCERISVKDALRSSITASLEKHLASRSLQSSLANDLPCKRAKTGSKDNVVKADGSHEKPLRDSDEQSCSESDAAVLRALDGMQDHVFCERFKLPPEKTSKSCHLITTCYRVPMYVGGRYLKISRKVSQTRWVIDDERMGEASVEEIIGKNVLSVCRGDSYKFHAAGREDIDVRMLGSGRPFLIEISNARCIPSKVDIEPIAEKLNRNDQKYVRVRNLTLIGSEAWTLMREGEAEKQKQYAALVWFPRPLTDDDLQKISSLENMDIVQRTPIRVLHRRSQLERKRTIHWMMIERISGCSQYFLLHLCTQAGTYIKEFVHGDLGRTHPSIGSILGCRAEILQLDVVDVKMDLFA from the exons ATGGCGACGAACGAAGAAGAGATGGAAGAGGCGAGGCGAACCCTAAGTCTAGTGGCTGGCTCGCTTCCTCCTCCTCACGCCGTTCTCGACCTCCTCTCCGTTGGG GTATGCGTTCGCTGCATCTTTCGGTTGTTTGGGGTTCATGGGCGTGCTTACTCTTGCCCATTGATTACAAATGCAATCTTGCAATCATTCCTTGAGGAACAAGATAAGTTCCACGGGGATAATGAAGAAAATGGGGTCGCATCCGATGGAATTATCCGATGTGCATATACTTCAAGAGATACAGAAAATGTCCGAGAATACTGTAGCATATGTTTAGGCATACTACAACTTTCATTACACCAAGATCGAGAACCCACAAAAAGAGTTCCTGTTGATGATTTTACAGCTGCCATTGCTGAACTTGTGAAGCAAGAGGACTATGACATTGATGGCTTTTCTTTTGAAGTCTCAATACCTCCTGTGGTAGTGGCTAATGAACGAGCTATCAG GTTGTATATGAAAAACAAATATGAATGTGAAGAATGGTTCTCAACAAAGTTCCTTTGTGAGCGAATTTCTGTAAAGGATGCTTTGAGATCTTCAATAACTGCATCACTTGAAAAACATTTG GCTTCAAGAAGTCTTCAGAGTTCCTTGGCAAATGATCTTCCCTGCAAGAGAGCAAAGACAG GATCAAAGGATAATGTGGTTAAAGCTGATGGTTCACACGAGAAACCTTTAAGAGATTCTGATGAACAATCCTGCAGTGAATCGGATGCTGCCGTTTTGCGAGCACTAGATGGTATGCAGGATCATGTCTTTTGTGAGCGTTTTAAATTGCCTCCAGAGAAG ACTTCAAAATCATGCCATCTGATAACTACTTGCTACAGGGTGCCAATGTATGTTGGTGGTCGGTACCTGAAG ATCTCAAGGAAGGTGAGCCAGACACGCTGGGTAATTGATGATGAAAGAATGGGTGAAGCATCTGTTGAG GAGATAATTGGGAAGAATGTTCTTTCCGTATGCAGAGGTGACAGCTATAAGTTTCATGCcgctggaagagaagatattgat GTACGAATGTTAGGATCTGGACGCCCTTTTCTAATTGAAATATCAAATGCACGATGTATTCCATCCAAGGTCGACATCGAGCCGATTGCTGAAAAACTAAACAGAAACGATCAGAAATAT GTTAGGGTGAGAAATCTTACTTTGATTGGCAGCGAGGCATGGACTCTGATGCGTGAAGGAGAGGCAGAGAAACAG AAACAATATGCTGCTCTAGTCTGGTTTCCTCGTCCACTGACAGATGATGACTTGCAGAAAATATCATCTTTAGAGAACATG GACATAGTACAAAGAACCCCAATTAGGGTACTTCACAGGCGAAGTCAATTGGAGCGCAAGCGTACTATACATTG GATGATGATTGAGAGAATTTCTGGTTGTTCCCAGTATTTTCTTTTGCATCTCTGTACCCAG GCAGGAACATATATAAAGGAATTTGTTCATGGAGATCTTGGACGAACACATCCTAG CATTGGTTCCATCCTGGGATGCAGAGCAGAGATATTGCAGTTAGATGTCGTAGACGTGAAGATGGACTTGTTTGCTTGA
- the LOC135653897 gene encoding uncharacterized protein LOC135653897 isoform X1 has product MATNEEEMEEARRTLSLVAGSLPPPHAVLDLLSVGVCVRCIFRLFGVHGRAYSCPLITNAILQSFLEEQDKFHGDNEENGVASDGIIRCAYTSRDTENVREYCSICLGILQLSLHQDREPTKRVPVDDFTAAIAELVKQEDYDIDGFSFEVSIPPVVVANERAIRLYMKNKYECEEWFSTKFLCERISVKDALRSSITASLEKHLDVISGVNSFHIRLTYSHLEASRSLQSSLANDLPCKRAKTGSKDNVVKADGSHEKPLRDSDEQSCSESDAAVLRALDGMQDHVFCERFKLPPEKTSKSCHLITTCYRVPMYVGGRYLKISRKVSQTRWVIDDERMGEASVEEIIGKNVLSVCRGDSYKFHAAGREDIDVRMLGSGRPFLIEISNARCIPSKVDIEPIAEKLNRNDQKYVRVRNLTLIGSEAWTLMREGEAEKQKQYAALVWFPRPLTDDDLQKISSLENMDIVQRTPIRVLHRRSQLERKRTIHWMMIERISGCSQYFLLHLCTQAGTYIKEFVHGDLGRTHPSIGSILGCRAEILQLDVVDVKMDLFA; this is encoded by the exons ATGGCGACGAACGAAGAAGAGATGGAAGAGGCGAGGCGAACCCTAAGTCTAGTGGCTGGCTCGCTTCCTCCTCCTCACGCCGTTCTCGACCTCCTCTCCGTTGGG GTATGCGTTCGCTGCATCTTTCGGTTGTTTGGGGTTCATGGGCGTGCTTACTCTTGCCCATTGATTACAAATGCAATCTTGCAATCATTCCTTGAGGAACAAGATAAGTTCCACGGGGATAATGAAGAAAATGGGGTCGCATCCGATGGAATTATCCGATGTGCATATACTTCAAGAGATACAGAAAATGTCCGAGAATACTGTAGCATATGTTTAGGCATACTACAACTTTCATTACACCAAGATCGAGAACCCACAAAAAGAGTTCCTGTTGATGATTTTACAGCTGCCATTGCTGAACTTGTGAAGCAAGAGGACTATGACATTGATGGCTTTTCTTTTGAAGTCTCAATACCTCCTGTGGTAGTGGCTAATGAACGAGCTATCAG GTTGTATATGAAAAACAAATATGAATGTGAAGAATGGTTCTCAACAAAGTTCCTTTGTGAGCGAATTTCTGTAAAGGATGCTTTGAGATCTTCAATAACTGCATCACTTGAAAAACATTTG GATGTCATATCTGGTGTCAACTCATTTCATATTCGTCTTACATATTCACATCTTGAGGCTTCAAGAAGTCTTCAGAGTTCCTTGGCAAATGATCTTCCCTGCAAGAGAGCAAAGACAG GATCAAAGGATAATGTGGTTAAAGCTGATGGTTCACACGAGAAACCTTTAAGAGATTCTGATGAACAATCCTGCAGTGAATCGGATGCTGCCGTTTTGCGAGCACTAGATGGTATGCAGGATCATGTCTTTTGTGAGCGTTTTAAATTGCCTCCAGAGAAG ACTTCAAAATCATGCCATCTGATAACTACTTGCTACAGGGTGCCAATGTATGTTGGTGGTCGGTACCTGAAG ATCTCAAGGAAGGTGAGCCAGACACGCTGGGTAATTGATGATGAAAGAATGGGTGAAGCATCTGTTGAG GAGATAATTGGGAAGAATGTTCTTTCCGTATGCAGAGGTGACAGCTATAAGTTTCATGCcgctggaagagaagatattgat GTACGAATGTTAGGATCTGGACGCCCTTTTCTAATTGAAATATCAAATGCACGATGTATTCCATCCAAGGTCGACATCGAGCCGATTGCTGAAAAACTAAACAGAAACGATCAGAAATAT GTTAGGGTGAGAAATCTTACTTTGATTGGCAGCGAGGCATGGACTCTGATGCGTGAAGGAGAGGCAGAGAAACAG AAACAATATGCTGCTCTAGTCTGGTTTCCTCGTCCACTGACAGATGATGACTTGCAGAAAATATCATCTTTAGAGAACATG GACATAGTACAAAGAACCCCAATTAGGGTACTTCACAGGCGAAGTCAATTGGAGCGCAAGCGTACTATACATTG GATGATGATTGAGAGAATTTCTGGTTGTTCCCAGTATTTTCTTTTGCATCTCTGTACCCAG GCAGGAACATATATAAAGGAATTTGTTCATGGAGATCTTGGACGAACACATCCTAG CATTGGTTCCATCCTGGGATGCAGAGCAGAGATATTGCAGTTAGATGTCGTAGACGTGAAGATGGACTTGTTTGCTTGA
- the LOC135672530 gene encoding NAC domain-containing protein 22-like, with protein sequence MDRKGSELDLPGFRFHPTEVELLDFYLRSEVQGKKLNFDIIGRLNIYHYDPWELPGLAKIGEREWYFFVPRDRRIGSGGRPNRTTERGFWKATGSDRPIRSVADPKRLIGLKKTLVFYRGRAPRGTKTDWVMNEYRLPESFSSTSTAASAKEDLVLCKIYRKATSLKELEQRAASEEETTRESQICRSVADTTSISNQDNNRSPSFPSEYTDAKEAEPAKDAEVTSTTFRSVNLPELQVPMYSFDWLQDPLLAQLRSPWVDQWSPFANTLYF encoded by the exons ATGGACAGAAAAGGATCGGAGCTTGATCTACCAGGTTTCAGGTTTCATCCGACCGAGGTGGAGCTGTTGGATTTCTACCTCAGAAGTGAAGTGCAAGGGAAGAAACTTAACTTCGATATCATCGGCAGACTCAACATCTACCACTATGATCCATGGGAGCTCCCAG GTCTGGCGAAGATAGGGGAGAGGGAGTGGTACTTCTTCGTGCCCAGGGACCGGAGGATCGGCAGCGGTGGACGGCCCAACCGGACGACAGAGCGGGGATTCTGGAAGGCGACGGGTTCGGACCGGCCGATACGGAGCGTGGCGGACCCGAAACGGCTCATCGGGTTGAAGAAGACGCTGGTGTTCTACCGGGGCCGGGCGCCTCGGGGGACCAAGACCGACTGGGTCATGAATGAGTACCGCCTGCCGGAGAGTTTCTCATCTACTTCCACCGCCGCTTCTGCCAAG GAAGACCTGGTGCTATGCAAGATCTACAGGAAAGCAACGTCATTGAAGGAGTTGGAGCAAAGAGCAGCCTCAGAAGAAGAGACGACGAGGGAGTCCCAGATTTGCCGGTCCGTCGCCGACACCACGTCCATCTCCAACCAAGACAACAACCGGAGCCCCTCCTTCCCTTCCGAGTACACAGATGCCAAGGAGGCGGAGCCGGCGAAGGATGCAGAGGTCACTTCGACGACATTTCGATCGGTGAACCTGCCGGAGCTGCAGGTTCCCATGTACAGCTTCGACTGGTTGCAGGACCCGCTCCTGGCGCAGCTGCGCAGCCCATGGGTGGATCAATGGTCTCCTTTTGCCAACACTCTCTACTTCTAA
- the LOC135672158 gene encoding dirigent protein 11-like → MASSQSPSFPLLLPFFLFATVAIARSTHEHREKITHLRFYFYDYYGGSNATTVSVVSPPGNNTFGSIGVGENILREGPQSSSKLIGKAQELTVQASLESPAYLSALNFVFTAGKYNGSSFSIFGRAVLTERIERGIVGGTGKFRMARGYTISRLIRSTGTTQMELVMAYDAYVFHC, encoded by the coding sequence ATGGCCTCCTCGCAATCTCCGTCcttccctctcctcctccccttcttcctctttGCCACTGTTGCCATTGCGAGAAGCACCCATGAACACAGAGAGAAGATAACCCATCTCCGCTTCTACTTTTACGACTACTACGGTGGCTCGAACGCGACGACCGTCAGCGTCGTCAGCCCTCCCGGCAACAACACCTTCGGGAGTATCGGGGTGGGCGAAAACATACTGAGGGAAGGTCCCCAGTCGAGTTCCAAGCTCATCGGGAAAGCGCAGGAGCTTACTGTGCAGGCATCCTTGGAGAGTCCGGCCTACCTCTCGGCGCTAAACTTCGTGTTCACAGCCGGAAAGTACAACGGGAGCAGCTTCTCCATCTTCGGCAGGGCGGTGCTGACGGAGCGGATAGAGCGGGGCATCGTCGGGGGCACCGGCAAGTTCCGGATGGCCCGGGGCTACACCATCAGCAGGCTCATCAGGTCGACTGGAACTacccaaatggagcttgtcatggCGTACGATGCTTACGTCTTTCACTGCTGA